The Budorcas taxicolor isolate Tak-1 chromosome 18, Takin1.1, whole genome shotgun sequence genome window below encodes:
- the LHB gene encoding lutropin subunit beta, translating to MEMLQGLLLWLLLGVAGVWASRGPLRPLCQPINATLAAEKEACPVCITFTTSICAGYCPSMKRVLPVILPPMPQRVCTYHELRFASVRLPGCPPGVDPMVSFPVALSCHCGPCRLSSTDCGGPRTQPLACDHPPLPDILFL from the exons ATGGAGATGCTCCAG GgactgctgctgtggctgctgctgggcGTGGCCGGGGTGTGGGCTTCCAGGGGGCCACTGCGGCCGCTGTGCCAGCCCATCAACGCCACCCTGGCGGCTGAGAAGGAGGCCTGCCCTGTCTGTATCACTTTCACCACCAGCATCTGCGCCGGCTACTGCCCCAGCATG AAGCGGGTGCTGCCTGTCATCCTGCCGCCCATGCCCCAGCGGGTGTGCACCTACCACGAGCTGCGCTTCGCCTCCGTTCGGCTCCCCGGCTGCCCACCTGGCGTGGACCCAATGGTCTCTTTCCCCGTGGCCCTCAGCTGTCACTGTGGGCCCTGCCGCCTCAGCAGCACTGACTGCGGGGGTCCCAGAACCCAACCCTTGGCCTGTGACCACCCCCCACTCCCAGACATCCTCTTCCTCTAA
- the LOC128064001 gene encoding uncharacterized protein LOC128064001 has product MAGRTLALRYGPPWSPISGTEVPGSWPNWHLTSSGVAHHFIPPVSFPPPTVQSTVAEPLPPAAKQDLHIWAFDEVISRWETTSGSALVPKTHGGPYAQPKTSEPANPTRTVGIKDLGEKLRHRGRRLPLITKDQCSETKAQYGGWPDLDRGPTSYFGPQPLELADHHRGGPSQALIPWTKNPELAGRPFTISDRGILDRHQLYLTTSARDFRPYSKKELLSYPRKDSMTSNFGETPQAGGHSEKQLPCPSSCRPPQQAKIRLPRGCRVMPVVPHRGALTLAQESYNLPLHPLRRLDRFCPLELPWGGPHWKPVSGIYSVPHAYRTENSNYGSLKPALV; this is encoded by the exons ATGGCGGGTCGGACCCTAGCTCTGCGCTACGGTCCCCCGTGgtcccccatctctgggaccGAGGTGCCTGGATCCTGGCCCAACTGGCATCTCACGAGCAGTGGCGTCGCCCACCACTTTATCCCGCCCGTGTCCTTCCCCCCGCCCACTGTGCAG TCCACGGTCGCGGAGCCCCTGCCCCCGGCCGCAAAGCAGGATTTGCATATCTGGGCTTTCGACGAGGTCATCAGCAGATGGGAGACAACCTCGGGCTCAGCTCTAGTGCCTAAGACCCACGGAGGGCCCTACGCCCAGCCCAAGACCTCAGAACCTGCGAACCCCACCCGGACTGTGGGGATCAAGGATTTAGGGGAAAAA CTCAGACATCGCGGCCGGCGTCTCCCTCTGATCACCAAGGACCAGTGCAGTGAGACGAAGGCGCAGTACGGCGGCTGGCCCGACCTGGACCGGGGCCCCACCTCCTACTTCGGGCCCCAGCCCCTAGAGCTTGCGGACCACCACCGAGGGGGCCCTTCCCAG GCTTTAATCCCTTGGACCAAGAACCCCGAGCTGGCCGGCCGGCCTTTCACAATTTCTGACCGGGGCATACTGGACCGCCATCAACTCTATCTGACCACTTCGGCCCGGGACTTTCGGCCCTATTCGAA GAAGGAGTTGTTAAGCTATCCTCGCAAGGACTCGATGACCTCAAACTTCGGGGAGACGCCCCAGGCAGGCGGCCACAGCGAGAAGCAGCTGCCCTGTCCGTCCTCCTGTCGACCACCCCAGCAGGCGAAAATCCGCTTGCCTCGCGGCTGCCGGGTGATGCCCGTCGTGCCGCACCGCGGGGCGCTGACTCTGGCTCAGGAATCCTACAACCTCCCGCTGCATCCACTCCGCCGGCTGGACCGCTTCTGCCCGCTGGAGCTGCCCTGGGGCGGCCCCCACTGGAAGCCGGTGTCAGGCATCTACAGCGTGCCTCATGCCTACCGCACCGAGAACTCCAACTACGGCAGCTTGAAGCCAGCGTTGGTCTGA
- the NTF4 gene encoding neurotrophin-4 isoform X2, with protein MLPHPSGSLPILLLFLLPSVPMEPHPPPSPLPPFPAPEWDLLSPRVALSRGTPTGPPLLFLLESGAFGEPASSPANRSRRGVSETAPASRRGELAVCDAVSGWVTDRRTAVDLRGREVEVLGEVPAAGGSPLRQYFFETRCKAASAGEGGPGGGGGGCRGVDRRHWVSECKAKQSYVRALTTDAQGRVGWRWIRIDTACVCTLLSRTGRA; from the coding sequence atgctcccccacccctcaggctccctccccatcctcctgcTTTTCCTCCTCCCCAGTGTCCCGAtggagccccaccccccaccctcacccctgcccccatTTCCAGCCCCTGAGTGGGACCTCTTGTCCCCCCGGGTGGCCCTGTCCAGGGGTACCCCTACGGGGCCCCCTCTGCTCTTTCTGCTGGAGTCTGGGGCCTTTGGGGAGCCAGCCAGCAGCCCAGCTAACCGCAGTCGGCGAGGGGTGAGCGAGACAGCACCAGCCAGTCGCCGTGGAGAGCTGGCCGTGTGTGATGCAGTCAGTGGCTGGGTGACAGACCGCCGGACTGCTGTGGACCTGCGTGGGCGCGAGGTGGAGGTGCTGGGCGAGGTGCCTGCAGCTGGCGGCAGTCCCCTGCGCCAGTACTTCTTTGAAACCCGCTGCAAGGCTGCCAGTGCTGGGGAAGGTGGccctggtgggggtggaggaggctgCCGGGGTGTGGACCGGAGGCACTGGGTGTCTGAGTGTAAGGCCAAGCAGTCCTATGTGCGAGCATTGACCACTGATGCCCAGGGCCGTGTGGGCTGGCGATGGATTCGAATTGACACCGCCTGTGTCTGCACGCTCCTCAGCCGGACTGGCCGGGCCTGA
- the NTF4 gene encoding neurotrophin-4 isoform X1: protein MNSGQRHPRGEGRGGEKRAAPRERVFSEMLPHPSGSLPILLLFLLPSVPMEPHPPPSPLPPFPAPEWDLLSPRVALSRGTPTGPPLLFLLESGAFGEPASSPANRSRRGVSETAPASRRGELAVCDAVSGWVTDRRTAVDLRGREVEVLGEVPAAGGSPLRQYFFETRCKAASAGEGGPGGGGGGCRGVDRRHWVSECKAKQSYVRALTTDAQGRVGWRWIRIDTACVCTLLSRTGRA, encoded by the coding sequence GTGTTCAGCGAgatgctcccccacccctcaggctccctccccatcctcctgcTTTTCCTCCTCCCCAGTGTCCCGAtggagccccaccccccaccctcacccctgcccccatTTCCAGCCCCTGAGTGGGACCTCTTGTCCCCCCGGGTGGCCCTGTCCAGGGGTACCCCTACGGGGCCCCCTCTGCTCTTTCTGCTGGAGTCTGGGGCCTTTGGGGAGCCAGCCAGCAGCCCAGCTAACCGCAGTCGGCGAGGGGTGAGCGAGACAGCACCAGCCAGTCGCCGTGGAGAGCTGGCCGTGTGTGATGCAGTCAGTGGCTGGGTGACAGACCGCCGGACTGCTGTGGACCTGCGTGGGCGCGAGGTGGAGGTGCTGGGCGAGGTGCCTGCAGCTGGCGGCAGTCCCCTGCGCCAGTACTTCTTTGAAACCCGCTGCAAGGCTGCCAGTGCTGGGGAAGGTGGccctggtgggggtggaggaggctgCCGGGGTGTGGACCGGAGGCACTGGGTGTCTGAGTGTAAGGCCAAGCAGTCCTATGTGCGAGCATTGACCACTGATGCCCAGGGCCGTGTGGGCTGGCGATGGATTCGAATTGACACCGCCTGTGTCTGCACGCTCCTCAGCCGGACTGGCCGGGCCTGA